One window of Marinilabiliales bacterium genomic DNA carries:
- the crtI gene encoding phytoene desaturase, with product MSKKVLVIGAGFAGLSAASVLANAGFSVTVIEKNSIPGGRARNYEENGFLYDMGPSWYWLPDVFERFFGLFGKQASDYYKLLRLDPSYRVFYSKDEIVDVPAGRDNVIGLFESIEKGSGVKLDRFLKEAEYKYRVGMTRLVYKPAKSIFEYVEWEVVKGVFKLDLLRSFHSYVRKNFKDPRLWPLLEFPVIFLGATPKKTPALYSLMNYADMGLGTWYPMGGMYEVVKGFEKLARSLGVEFLYNKPVEKIIVKNGRATGVQAGGELYSGDYIVGAADYHHIEHSLLPDGMEKYSEKYWNSREMAPSSLLFYIGLDRKYENLIHHNLMFDEDFQVHSSEIFEQKKWPSKPLLYTSVTSKTDPSVAPEGKENLVVLIPVASGLADKDETRENYYNIVMDRLEHLTGEPMRNHVILRKSYAHKDFAADYNAYKGNAYGLGNTLMQTAVLKPSLLSGKVRNLVYAGQLTTPGPGVPPTIISGEVAAGEIIKMRGK from the coding sequence ATGTCAAAAAAAGTATTGGTCATAGGGGCTGGTTTTGCCGGGTTATCAGCTGCATCAGTTCTTGCAAATGCGGGGTTTTCGGTTACTGTGATTGAAAAGAACAGCATTCCCGGCGGCCGTGCAAGGAATTATGAGGAAAATGGATTTTTATATGACATGGGACCGAGCTGGTACTGGCTTCCTGATGTTTTTGAAAGGTTTTTCGGTCTTTTCGGTAAACAGGCGTCCGATTATTACAAGCTTCTCAGGCTTGATCCATCCTACAGGGTTTTTTACAGTAAAGACGAGATAGTCGATGTGCCGGCGGGACGGGACAATGTGATCGGACTTTTTGAGAGCATTGAAAAGGGAAGCGGGGTAAAACTTGACAGGTTCCTTAAGGAGGCTGAATACAAATACCGGGTAGGGATGACCCGCCTGGTGTACAAACCTGCAAAATCGATCTTTGAATATGTAGAGTGGGAGGTTGTAAAGGGGGTATTCAAACTTGATCTGCTCAGATCATTTCATAGTTACGTCAGGAAAAACTTCAAAGATCCACGCCTATGGCCGCTGCTTGAGTTTCCGGTAATATTTCTGGGTGCCACTCCAAAAAAGACACCTGCCCTTTACAGTCTGATGAATTACGCTGATATGGGACTTGGAACTTGGTATCCGATGGGAGGTATGTACGAGGTGGTGAAAGGTTTTGAGAAGCTTGCACGTTCACTTGGTGTTGAATTTCTTTATAACAAGCCGGTTGAAAAAATTATTGTAAAAAATGGCAGAGCCACCGGTGTTCAAGCAGGCGGGGAGCTTTACAGCGGCGATTATATTGTGGGCGCGGCTGACTATCATCATATTGAGCACTCACTGCTTCCTGATGGCATGGAAAAGTACAGTGAAAAATACTGGAACAGCAGGGAAATGGCACCTTCATCTTTGCTTTTCTATATCGGTCTTGACCGTAAATATGAGAACCTTATTCATCATAACCTCATGTTTGATGAGGATTTCCAGGTTCATTCAAGCGAAATTTTTGAGCAAAAGAAATGGCCCTCCAAACCGCTTCTGTATACCTCGGTAACATCAAAGACAGACCCTTCAGTTGCTCCTGAGGGTAAAGAAAACCTGGTGGTGCTGATACCTGTGGCTTCAGGCCTGGCGGACAAAGATGAAACGAGGGAAAACTATTACAATATTGTCATGGACCGGCTGGAACATTTGACTGGTGAACCTATGAGGAACCATGTTATTCTCAGAAAAAGTTATGCACATAAGGATTTTGCCGCCGATTACAACGCCTATAAAGGAAATGCTTACGGGCTTGGAAACACCCTGATGCAAACGGCTGTTCTCAAACCCAGTCTTTTATCCGGAAAAGTAAGGAATCTGGTTTATGCCGGACAACTGACGACACCGGGTCCCGGTGTGCCTCCCACCATTATCAGCGGTGAGGTTGCTGCCGGCGAAATTATTAAAATGCGAGGAAAATGA
- a CDS encoding isopentenyl-diphosphate Delta-isomerase, translating to MTKEKVVLVDENDMETGTMEKIEAHKKGVLHRAFSVFVVNSRGELLLQRRAAAKYHSPGLWTNTCCSHPRHGEDVQAAAKRRLYEEMGMDGQLHKSFSFIYRAEFDNGLTEHEFDHVLIGISDEEPRPDRDEVDEFIYADLDELDDDMKDNPGKYTVWFLIAYPRVKEKLRELVKK from the coding sequence ATGACGAAAGAGAAAGTGGTATTAGTTGATGAAAATGACATGGAAACAGGTACCATGGAAAAGATTGAGGCTCATAAAAAAGGTGTGTTGCACAGAGCGTTCTCGGTTTTCGTGGTTAACAGCAGGGGGGAACTGCTGCTTCAGAGAAGGGCTGCAGCCAAATATCATTCTCCGGGTTTGTGGACCAATACCTGTTGCAGTCACCCGCGGCACGGAGAAGATGTGCAAGCAGCTGCAAAAAGAAGGTTGTACGAGGAGATGGGGATGGATGGACAGCTCCATAAGTCCTTTTCGTTTATCTACAGGGCGGAGTTTGACAATGGTCTTACTGAACATGAATTCGACCATGTTTTAATAGGTATCAGCGATGAGGAACCGCGGCCGGACCGGGATGAGGTAGATGAGTTCATTTATGCAGACCTGGATGAGCTTGACGACGACATGAAAGATAACCCCGGCAAATACACTGTGTGGTTCCTGATTGCATATCCCAGGGTAAAAGAAAAACTGAGAGAGCTGGTAAAAAAATAA
- a CDS encoding phytoene/squalene synthase family protein — protein sequence MKELYDKVSFRASKMTTIAYSTSFSLGIRVFDRKFHDPVYGIYGFVRLADEIVDTFHAYDKERLLKDFRKDTHQAISDGISLNPVLNSFQHVVNKYGIERDLVDTFLNSMEMDLEKRSYDNSGYERYILGSAEVVGLMCLRVFLEGDDGKYQELKPHAMSLGSAFQKINFLRDLHADYSTLGRTYFPGVDLENFSETDRIRIEEDIERDFRHGYDGIKKLPSSAKRGVYIAYIYYYSLFKKIRKTPTTALLKKRVRIPDSKKYWLLVLSYFKLN from the coding sequence ATGAAGGAACTTTACGACAAAGTATCATTCAGGGCCAGCAAAATGACCACTATTGCATACAGCACCTCCTTCAGCCTTGGAATAAGGGTCTTCGACAGGAAGTTTCATGATCCTGTATATGGAATATACGGATTTGTAAGACTGGCAGACGAAATTGTTGATACATTTCATGCATATGACAAGGAGAGACTGCTTAAGGATTTCAGGAAAGACACACATCAGGCTATAAGCGATGGTATTAGCCTTAATCCGGTACTCAACAGTTTTCAGCATGTTGTAAACAAGTACGGGATTGAGAGAGACCTTGTCGATACTTTTCTGAACAGTATGGAGATGGACCTTGAAAAAAGATCATATGACAACAGTGGTTATGAAAGGTATATACTTGGATCGGCCGAAGTTGTCGGACTTATGTGCCTGCGGGTTTTTCTTGAGGGAGATGATGGTAAATACCAGGAACTGAAGCCCCATGCCATGAGCCTTGGCTCGGCCTTCCAGAAGATCAATTTTCTGAGGGATCTCCATGCTGATTACAGTACACTGGGCCGGACCTACTTTCCCGGAGTTGACCTTGAGAATTTCAGTGAAACAGACAGAATAAGGATCGAAGAGGACATTGAAAGGGATTTCAGGCATGGTTACGACGGTATCAAAAAGCTTCCCTCATCAGCAAAAAGGGGTGTTTATATAGCATATATATATTATTACAGTCTTTTCAAAAAGATCAGGAAAACCCCGACAACCGCTCTGCTGAAAAAGAGGGTCAGAATTCCTGACTCAAAGAAATACTGGCTGTTGGTTTTATCATATTTCAAATTAAACTGA